In one Colletotrichum destructivum chromosome 2, complete sequence genomic region, the following are encoded:
- a CDS encoding Putative NmrA-like domain, NAD(P)-binding domain superfamily, whose protein sequence is MSAPIRTVALAGANGFLGKVLLQVLLQSGRFQLTVLTRKGSRHEFPAGVAVKKVDYESVPSLEDALRGQDALVSALAFDAIHIQKNVVDAAFNAGVRRMIPSEYGNDTKNPKLASIPIYQPKIAIRKYLDEKVAQRPSFSYTIIMNVSFLAPGYALDFLVDVRGKKAHIKDGGDVKFNATTMPHIGQAVIGILTHLDETANRPVKISSVETTQNEIVEIAKAVDPSGEWEIRHSRTEDLERIAHERWNAGDHSEEVVEMFINRAFIGTEAGYFPETDNELLGIEPIGREGLEKIIRNAIKG, encoded by the exons ATGTCAGCCCCAATTAGGACCGTTGCACTTGCGGGC GCAAACGGCTTCTTGGGCAAGGTGTTGCTCCAGGTCCTGCTGCAGTCGGGTCGCTTCCAGCTTACCGTCCTCACCCGCAAAGGGTCTCGCCACGAGTTCCCCGCCGGCGTCGCAGTGAAGAAGGTCGACTACGAGTCAGTCCCCAGCCTGGAAGACGCTCTTCGGGGGCAAGACGCCCTCGTGTCCGCCTTGGCGTTCGACGCGATTCATATCCAGAAGAACgtggtcgacgccgccttcAACGCCGGCGTGCGGCGGATGATCCCTTCCGAGTACGGGAACGACACCAAGAACCCCAAGCTCGCCAGCATCCCCATCTACCAGCCCAAGATTGCCATTCGCAAGtacctcgacgagaaggTGGCCCAGCGGCCCTCATTTTCGtacaccatcatcatgaaCGTCTCCTTCCTGGCGCCCGGATACGCGCTGGACTTCCTGGTCGACGTCAGGGGCAAGAAGGCGCACATCAAAGACGGCGGGGACGTCAAGTTCAACGCCACCACGATGCCTCACATCGGGCAGGCCGTGATCGGCATCCTCACGCACCTCGACGAGACGGCGAACCGTCCCGTGAAGATCAGCAGCGTGGAGACGACGCAGAACGAGATTGTCGAGatcgccaaggccgtcgacccTAGCGGTGAGTGGGAGATCAGGCATTCCAGGACGGAGGACCTCGAGAGGATCGCGCACGAGAGGTGGAACGCGGGCGACCACAGCGAGGAGGTGGTCGAGATGTTCATCAACCGCGCCTTCATAGGCACCGAGGCCGGGTACTTCCCCGAGACCGACAACGAGCTGCTCGGCATCGAGCCCATAGGCAGGGAGGGGCTGGAGAAGATAATCCGCAACGCCATCAAAGGGTGA
- a CDS encoding Putative cytochrome P450, translating into MIVPILTLFASLATVVYSLYIIISTHILRHRMKREYGTLPPKKLPQKDPIFGTDVVLQNLAAAKKFGFLALLKKRHTEQGQTFTTNTYLRTTINTCDPKLIQTVLSNQFEDFGMGPLRRKSASPLLGRGIFTTDNEIWAHQRALIRPSFIRAQVTDFSIFETHVDQLIQLIARENYTVDLQQLFFRMVLDSNSEYLFGESVGLMSDHASDSAHTFHHALDYAQQGTILRLRLGNLMFAHRDAKFRDACDIVHAYADKFVKQALEFRAREKLHPTEKQQQQQQQDEYSRKKYVFLNELAKDTDNPIMLRDQIVNMLLAARDTTAGLLAFTFFMLARKPEVWKKLRTDVLEHYTEPLTYDAVMQMTYLRYVLQETLRLFPPIATNSRMANKDCVVPVGGGPDGRSPMFVAKNNVVTYSTFVMHRRPELFGPDAEEFIPERWETLRPGWEYLPFNGGPRVCPGQKFALTESSYTVARLLHAFSSIESLDSSDWREQLTLSLTLNNGVKVRLHPEA; encoded by the exons ATGATCGTCCCTATCCTGACGCTTTTTGCGTCTCTAGCAACCGTTGTGTATTCTCTatacatcatcatctccaCGCACATCCTCCGCCACCGCATGAAGAGAGAGTACGGCACCCTGCCTCCCAAGAAACTGCCTCAAAAGGACCCCATATTCGGCACCGATGTCGTCCTTCAGaacttggccgccgccaagaagttCGGCTTCCTTGCCCTGCTGAAGAAGCGCCACACGGAGCAAGGCCAGACCTTCACCACGAACACCTACCTGAGGACCACGATCAACACCTGCGACCCCAAGCTGATCCAGACTGTGCTCTCCAACCAGTTTGAGGACTTTGGCATGGGTCCTCTGAGGAGGAAGAGTGCCTCGCCTCTCCTGGGCAGAGGCATCTTCACCACCGACAACGAGATCTGGGCCCATCAGCGAGCCTTGATCCGACCTAGTTTCATCCGGGCCCAAGTAACGGACTTTAGCATCTTCGAAACCCACGTGGACCAGCTCATCCAGCTCATTGCCCGTGAGAACTACACGGTTGACTTGCAACAACTGTTTTTTCGCATG GTACTGGACTCAAACAGCGAATATCTCTTTGGAGAGTCGGTTGGCTTGATGTCGGATCACGCCTCCGATTCCGCGCACACCTTCCATCACGCGCTGGATTACGCCCAACAGGGGACCATCCTCCGACTCCGCCTCGGCAACTTGATGTTCGCCCACCGCGACGCCAAGTTCAGAGACGCTTGCGACATCGTCCACGCGTACGCCGACAAGTTCGTCAAGCAGGCGCTCGAGTTCCGTGCGCGGGAAAAGCTGCACCCGAcggagaagcagcagcagcagcagcagcaggacgaGTACTCGCGGAAAAAGTACGTCTTCCTCAacgagctggccaaggaTACCGACAACCCCATCATGCTGCGCGACCAGATCGTCAACATGCTGCTGGCGGCAAGGGACACGACCGcgggcctcctcgccttcaccTTCTTCATGCTGGCCCGCAAGCCCGAGGTGTGGAAGAAGCTCAGGACGGACGTGCTGGAGCACTACACCGAGCCCCTGACCTACGACGCCGTTATGCAAATGACATACCTCCGTTACGTACTGCAGGAAA CGCTTCGCCTGTTCCCTCCCATCGCCACCAACAGCCGCATGGCCAACAAAGACTGCGTCGTCCcggtgggcggcggccccgATGGCCGCTCGCCAATGTTCGTCGCCAAGAACAACGTCGTGACCTACAGCACCTTTGTCATGCACCGTCGCCCGGAGCTCTTTGGGCCCGACGCGGAGGAGTTCATCCCCGAGCGCTGGGAGACCCTGAGACCGGGCTGGGAGTATCTGCCCTTCAACGGCGGGCCTCGCGTCTGCCCGGGACAGAAGTTTGCCCTGACCGAATCGTCATACACCGTTGCAAGATTGCTCCACGCCTTTTCGAGTATTGAGAGCCTGGACTCGTCTGACTGGCGCGAGCAACTCACCTTGTCCTTGACCCTGAACAACGGGGTCAAGGTGCGGCTTCATCCGGAGGCTTAG